The following coding sequences lie in one Fusarium poae strain DAOMC 252244 chromosome 1, whole genome shotgun sequence genomic window:
- a CDS encoding hypothetical protein (TransMembrane:1 (o6-30i)) gives MHSGLIETLLIALAQHWVLALTAVIFAWLVRNRYHHGLNKYPGPFLASLTDWWRFFDVYGQKPEATLRKLHAKHGDIVRIGPNTLSFSDPAVLKQIYGLSKGYVKSDFYIVQQSVVQGHRLASLFSTTDNDFHSQFRRSVNSAFSMSALVQYEPFVDNTTKLFLDQTEKLFAQKSEVCDFTQWLQFYAFDVIGEITYSKRHGFIEKNEDVEGIVAYLSKLFLYVAPIGQIPFLDLMFLKNPIYLKLSQWGLFDSTFPVAKFARARMAERLIPELHSSDGLPTSNIKKQPLGQDLLSKFIAAREARPEFMTDTLVQTMAVSMAFAGSETTAISLSSVFYYLLRNPACYEKLKKELDDAAKAGVFSDYETGLVTFTEAQKFPYLHACVQEAFRVHPAPGLPLERIVPPQGAEINGQFVKGGTIVGVSAWLIHHRQEIFGPDTDAYRPERWLPDPKLNPEDEEKRIKKMTGMMFQFGMGNRTCIGKNISLLEIYKVVPSLLRRFEIGFDDPSKEWKTINAWFVKQTDFNVRFTTRELVQPEFSEK, from the exons ATGCACAGCGGCTTGATTGAAACCCTTCTCATTGCCCTCGCCCAGCATTGGGTGTTGGCACTTACAGCCGTAATTTTTGCATGGCTCGTGAGAAACAGATATCATCACGGACTGAATAAATATCCTGGACCTTTTCTGGCTTCTCTTACAGATTGGTGGAGGTTCTTTGATGTCTACGGACAGAAACCTGAAGCTACTCTTAGAAAACTTCATGCCAAGCATGGTGATATCGTCAGGATAGGACCCAACACTCTATCCTTTTCGGACCCTGCTGTTCTCAAACAGATTTACGGTCTCAGCAAAGGATATGTCAAG TCCGACTTCTACATTGTTCAACAATCAGTTGTTCAAGGCCACCGTCTAGCATCCCTATTCAGCACAACAGATAATGACTTCCACTCACAATTCCGCCGCAGTGTCAACTCTGCCTTTTCCATGAGCGCCCTCGTCCAATATGAACCTTTCGTTGACAACACTACCAAGCTCTTCCTCGACCAAACAGAAAAGCTATTCGCCCAAAAGTCTGAGGTCTGCGACTTCACACAATGGCTACAGTTCTATGCCTTTGACGTCATTGGCGAAATCACATACAGCAAGCGCCATGGCTTCATTGAGAAGAATGAGGACGTTGAGGGCATCGTGGCTTACCTCTCCAAGCTGTTCCTTTATGTTGCACCCATCGGACAGATCCCCTTCCTTGACCTGATGTTCCTCAAGAACCCCATCTACCTCAAGCTTTCCCAGTGGGGTCTATTTGACTCAACATTCCCTGTTGCCAAGTTTGCTCGTGCTCGTATGGCTGAGCGTCTCATTCCTGAACTCCACTCTAGCGATGGCTTGCCTACTAGCAACATCAAGAAGCAGCCCCTTGGTCAGGACTTACTCTCCAAGTTCATCGCCGCTCGCGAGGCTCGTCCTGAATTCATGACCGACACTCTTGTTCAGACCATGGCTGTCTCTATGGCGTTTGCTGGCTCAGAGACAACCGCCATCTCCCTCTCTTCTGTCTTCTACTATCTGCTTCGAAACCCTGCTTGTtacgagaagctcaagaaggaGCTCGACGAtgctgccaaggctggtgttTTCTCAGACTACGAGACTGGTCTTGTTACATTCACAGAGGCTCAGAAGTTCCCTTACCTTCACGCCTGTGTCCAAGAAGCTTTCCGTGTACACCCTGCTCCTGGTCTGCCTCTAGAACGCATCGTACCTCCCCAAGGTGCTGAGATCAATGGCCAGTTTGTTAAGGGGGGTACCATTGTTGGCGTTTCGGCTTGGTTGATTCACCACCGCCAAGAGATCTTTGGTCCTGATACAGATGCATACCGCCCTGAGCGTTGGTTGCCTGATCCCAAGCTTAACCCtgaagacgaggagaagCGAATCAAGAAGATGACTGGTATGATGTTCCAGTTTGGCATGGGTAACCGAACTTGTATCGGAAAGAACATTAGTCTGTTGGAGATTTACAAGGTTGTGCCGAGTCTGCTTAGAAGATTCGAG ATCGGCTTTGATGACCCTAGTAAGGAGTGGAAGACTATCAATGCCTGGTTTGTCAAGCAGACTGACTTCAATGTGAGGTTTACAACACGGGAACTGGTTCAGCCAGAATTCTCAGAAAAATAA
- a CDS encoding hypothetical protein (SECRETED:SignalP(1-20)): protein MYPKSLAVVVLLSSVSHVLSQLQGKATVNLAKEIGKAQALGSGFIYGWPDNGTSVDNSIPDYLATDIKFNANRGGGAQIPSRGWATEGYEGYIGRFNSTLSNYLTTRKYGADFILLPHDLWGADGGQDSESPFPGDNGNFTEMELFWNQLISDLKTHDMLDGLVIDVWNEPDIDIFWARSWPQFLDYYNRATKLIRKELPGAVLSGPAMADSPNLINDKWQTWLESAAGNETIPDRFSWHQIGTWSREPDTTMPDFTTLRERYGVPEKPIDANEYAALEEQNPANSVYYLAQLERHNIRGLRANWASGSELHNWMGNLVYSATGTSDGTYYPNGEWQVYKYYASMIGERVWTAASSDLKFDVFATKDAKTIKILAGTRTIQASYNITVDGLSAVGLPKEGELKVQTYRFDWAGPKGKVDGPVDVGEQIYTYSSDTLTILVDPPTNSTAFAYEISI, encoded by the exons ATGTACCCCAAATCTCTTGCAGTTGTCGTCTTATTGTCTTCAGTCTCCCATGTTCTCTCACAATTGCAAGGCAAAGCAACTGTTAACCTAGCCAAGGAAATTGGAAAAGCTCAAGCTCTTGGTTCAGGGTTCATCTACGGCTGGCCTGACAATGGAACCAGCGTGGATAACTCGATCCCAGATTACCTCGCAACTGATATCAAGTTCAACGCAAACCGTGGCGGTGGTGCACAAATCCCCTCTCGTGGTTGGGCCACCGAAGGCTACGAAGGATATATCGGCCGTTTCAACTCAACCCTATCCAATTACCTTACCACACGCAAATATGGTGCAGATTTCATCTTGCTACCCCATGACCTTTGGGGTGCGGATGGTGGACAAGACTCAGAGTCCCCTTTTCCAGGCGACAATGGCAACTTCACTGAGATGGAATTGTTCTGGAATCAGCTCATCTCTGACTTGAAGACCCACGATATGCTTGATGGACTTGTCATTGATGTGTGGAACGAGCCTGATATTGACATATTTTGGGCTCGCTCGTGGCCTCAGTTTCTAGATTACTACAATCGGGCCACTAAACTTATCAG AAAAGAGCTTCCGGGTGCTGTTCTCAGTGGTCCAGCCATGGCAGATTCTCCAAACCTAATCAACGACAAATGGCAGACCTGGCTTGAGTCTGCCGCCGGTAACGAGACGATACCTGATCGTTTTTCCTGGCATCAGATTGGGACTTGGTCGCGTGAGCCTGACACAACCATGCCTGATTTTACAACCTTGCGAGAGCGGTATGGGGTGCCTGAGAAGCCAATTGACGCCAATGAGTATGCCGCTCTCGAAGAACAGAACCCAGCCAACTCTGTCTATTATCTCGCTCAGTTAGAACGCCACAACATCAGAGGTCTACGCGCAAACTGGGCTAGCGGATCCGAGCTTCACAACTGGATGGGAAATCTAGTCTACAGCGCCACTGGCACTTCAGATGGCACCTACTACCCCAATGGCGAATGGCAGGTTTACAAGTACTACGCTTCCATGATAGGCGAGAGGGTCTGGACAGCAGCTTCCTCTGATTTGAAGTTTGATGTTTTTGCTACCAAGGATGCGAAGACCATCAAGATACTTGCCGGCACCAGAACCATCCAAGCATCATACAACATCACTGTTGATGGTTTAAGCGCAGTAGGGCTTCCTAAAGAGGGTGAACTCAAAGTCCAGACGTACCGATTCGACTGGGCTGGGCCGAAAGGAAAGGTCGACGGCcctgttgatgttggagaACAGATTTACACATATTCGTCAGACACG tTGACAATTCTAGTTGATCCTCCTACGAATTCTACAGCCTTTGCCTACGAGATTTCCATTTGA
- a CDS encoding hypothetical protein (TransMembrane:1 (i17-35o)), translating to MAVLPQPTHDSRLASRLWVVTAGTILVLFLLSGFYTDFLRSPLDYAESKANEFCQVAKNETENGKRRNCQDPYRRPGFLVIPPDEKNYRETQWMPFTDKFLDIDPASAAYPPQQKELIFNDTQVPKELLDGPEMPKQWMKIAVAEHKRRVKAVNNKHATVEDFSSMKDHGGLGWLWGRRVVEFGDSVDRYEAKYTCREFGNEMYFPKVHPIEKVPKGICEIPSFNLTFVVFHSAGGFTYRPKWFWYKEMRIIPFEERWKKLWTPHKEDIHGPNGRPDLLLWQNGLWDQRGFQVGGQKHHDPKTNVGKWSRQLVWEELQFYTARLRVYVELLIKEFPETPMMFRTLTYHQHTGMSDAMMPEMDRVGRAMAEKYGHEIFEWARMIQLLGKHYADRTHPATGALSWLWGNMVLEYLARSAGAGVQAGGEERYPYFEGWDACHEEHVGWGGR from the exons ATGGCAGTTCTTCCACAACCGACGCATGATTCCAGGCTGGCATCCCGATTATGGGTGGTGACAGCTGGTACTATTCTCGTACTGTTCCTTCTGTCTGGTTTCTATACCGACTTTTTGAGGTCACCTTTGGACTATGCCGAGTCCAAGGCCAATGAGTTCTGCCAAGT ggCAAAGAACGAAACCGAAAACGGAAAACGTCGAAACTGCCAAGACCCCTATCGTCGACCTGGTTTCCTCGTCATCCCACCTGACGAAAAGAATTATAGAGAGACACAGTGGATGCCTTTCACCGACAAGTTTCTGGACATCGACccagcttcagcagcatACCCCCCTCAGCAAAAAGAACTTATCTTCAACGATACTCAAGTCCCGAAAGAGTTGCTCGACGGACCAGAGATGCCAAAGCAATGGATGAAGATAGCTGTTGCTGAGCACAAGCGTCGAGTCAAAGCCGTGAATAATAAGCATGCAACCGTCGAGGATTTTTCTTCTATGAAAGATCATGGCGGCCTTGGTTGGCTTTGGGGACGCCGAGTTGTGGAATTTGGCGACTCTGTTGATAGATACGAAGCCAAATACACCTGCAGGGAGTTTGGAAACGAGATGTATTTCCCCAAGGTACACCCTATCGaaaaggttcccaagggtaTCTGCGAGATACCATCCTTCAATCTCACATTTGTGGTTTTCCACTCTGCTGGTGGCTTTACCTATAGGCCCAAATGGTTTTGGTATAAGGAGATGAGAATCATTCCCTTTGAGGAacgatggaagaagctcTGGACACCACACAAAGAAGATATCCATGGACCAAATGGTCGACCTGACCTACTTCTGTGGCAGAATGGTTTATGGGATCAGCGTGGATTCCAGGTAGGAGGCCAAAAGCATCATGATCCCAAAACAAACGTGGGTAAATGGAGCCGACAGCTGGTGTGGGAAGAGTTGCAGTTTTACACAGCTCGTCTCAGGGTGTATGTAGAATTACTCATCAAGGAGTTTCCAGAGACTCCCATGATGTTCAGAACTTTGACCTACCACCAACACACAGGAATGTCGGACGCCATGATGCCTGAGATGGATCGTGTCGGAAGAGCCATGGCAGAGAAGTATGGACATGAAATATTCGAATGGGCCCGTATGATTCAACTACTCGGAAAACACTACGCAGATCGTACACATCCCGCCACAGGAGCACTAAGTTGGTTATGGGGGAATATGGTTTTGGAGTATCTTGCGAGATCTGCCGGAGCTGGAGTGCAGGCTGGTGGTGAAGAAAGATATCCCTACTTTGAAGGATGGGATGCTTGTCATGAGGAGCATGTTGGTTGGGGTGGACGATAG
- a CDS encoding hypothetical protein (SECRETED:SignalP(1-18)), whose product MLVQSLLVSCFLLASVQAGPTAPAQDLAKRQNSFTVCDDSSRTYEGPYTDGEGTYAASDRVTHPYKFPKVRKCWYDYYVVETSVEHTPWQKASGDIYCTGTQVCTATKLVGKEVCQERSESVSVNVGGEIEGFSLGVSFEVTNTESKCVQGQDLTACTWDDGACHTVWTQQQVLRQKGYRRQRCNWGNGDETQCMDNWEQTTPSDFVDYGCGSKCTDTNDCGNTDGTPCSK is encoded by the coding sequence ATGCTTGTTCAAAGCCTTCTCGTTTCATGCTTCCTCTTGGCTTCAGTCCAGGCTGGACCAACCGCTCCTGCACAGGATCTGGCAAAGCGTCAGAACAGCTTCACGGTCTGCGACGACAGCTCCAGAACCTACGAAGGTCCCTACACCGACGGCGAGGGAACCTACGCCGCTTCAGACCGAGTCACTCACCCCTACAAGTTCCCCAAGGTTCGCAAGTGTTGGTACGACTACTACGTTGTCGAGACCTCAGTCGAGCACACCCCATGGCAGAAGGCATCTGGTGACATCTACTGTACCGGAACACAAGTCTGCACAGCCACGAAGCTCGTTGGCAAGGAAGTCTGCCAGGAGAGGTCAGAGAGCGTCAGCGTCAACGTTGGTGGTGAGATCGAGGGTTTCTCTCTAGGCGTCAGTTTTGAGGTTACAAACACCGAGTCCAAGTGTGTCCAGGGCCAGGATCTTACTGCCTGCACCTGGGACGATGGAGCTTGCCACACTGTCTGGACCCAGCAGCAGGTCCTTAGACAGAAGGGATACCGCCGCCAGCGATGTAACTGGGGTAACGGTGATGAAACTCAGTGCATGGACAACTGGGAACAGACTACTCCCTCTGACTTTGTCGACTACGGTTGCGGTTCCAAGTGTACTGACACTAACGACTGCGGCAACACTGATGGTACTCCCTGCTCTAAGTGA
- a CDS encoding hypothetical protein (TransMembrane:4 (o6-26i51-72o78-97i109-128o)), with the protein MSHPVLFNGSLGLGLFTAGLGFNASFRPNAHLKALEFPIPKDPEAKKFSRALMRIWGIRNISVGLLIALIWTTGDENLMAKALCVSIALPVTDGFVSKIIIGGGETQHWVFPPLLAVFSAGLFVQGRLKLLIQVTMTTKLGFIPIKTTLTKLPYPRLEDRKVIRTKRLILKPFYEDAAKDLFPMRSQQEVMMWTAQGAPDKDIEQTRSWASVRLPPHHETDFSYVVSLVETGQVIGAGGTYRRACELGWPAIGYAFRKEAWGKGYATEFLSAFMEVWWELPRIEASIEVDRTTLSEEEIKASPDRAIVERCAAETIKENIGSNCVLAKAGFEKVKEWRNEERNWSIYGWTVTASKVPIH; encoded by the exons ATGTCCCATCCAGTTCTTTTCAACGGCTCCCTTGGTCTAGGCCTCTTCACTGCCGGTCTTGGTTTCAACGCATCTTTCCGACCCAATGCCCACTTAAAGGCCCTCGAGTTCCCGATCCCCAAAGATCCAGAGGCCAAAAAGTTCAGTCGTGCCCTGATGCGTATCTGGGGTATCCGAAATATCTCAGTTGGTCTCTTGATCGCACTCATATGGACCACCGGTGACGAGAACCTGATGGCAAAGGCTTTGTGTGTCTCCATTGCTTTGCCAGTGACGGATGGGTTTGTGAGCAAGATTATTATCGGGGGTGGTGAGACTCAGCATTGGGTATTTCCCCCTCTGTTGGCTGTTTTTAGTGCTGGGCTATTTG TCCAGGGCCGACTCAAGTTGCTTATTCAAGTTACGATGACAACAAAGCTGGGGTTTATCCCCATCAAGACCACACTCACAAAGCTTCCATACCCACGATTGGAGGACCGTAAAGTGATAAGAACAAAACGTCTGATCCTCAAACCATTCTACGAAGATGCGGCAAAAGATCTCTTTCCTATGCGTTCCCAGCAAGAGGTCATGATGTGGACGGCGCAAGGCGCTCCTGACAAGGACATTGAGCAAACCAGAAGTTGGGCTTCAGTAAGACTACCACCACACCATGAAACAGACTTCAGTTATGTGGTCAGTCTTGTCGAAACTGGCCAAGTTATCGGCGCCGGTGGTACTTATCGACGGGCATGTGAGCTTGGATGGCCAGCTATCGGATACGCATTTCGCAAGGAGGCTTGGGGTAAGGGTTACGCTACCGAGTTTCTATCTGCGTTTATGGAGGTTTGGTGGGAGTTGCCACGAATTGAGGCTTCGATTGAGGTTGATCGTACAACCCTCAGCGAGGAAGAGATCAAGGCCAGCCCTGATCGTGCTATTGTTGAACGATGTGCCGCGGAGACTATCAAAGAGAACATTGGTAGCAATTGTGTTTTGGCCAAGGCTGGTTTTGAGAAGGTCAAGGAATGGAGGAATGAAGAGAGGAATTGGTCTATATATGGATGGACAGTCACCGCTTCCAAAGTACCTATTCATTAG
- a CDS encoding hypothetical protein (SECRETED:SignalP(1-17)) gives MKFSALAVLAIATGAFALPGPPSPPGPPSPPGPPGPPSKPSKPSKPPTNQQQISCGNGQSLYCCTNDGNKKNDVTCASFSNGGLGGICNGIQVCCNNNKGTQGCNVGNGGGSITFTSGGGPWLL, from the exons ATGAAGTTTTCCGCTCTCGCCGTTCTCGCTATCGCCACTGGCGCTTTTGCCTTGCCCggtcctccttctcctcccggtcctccttctcctcctggACCTCCTGGACCTCCTTCCAAGCCTTCCAAGCCCTCCAAGCCGCCAACCAACCAGCAACAGATCTCCTGCGGTAACGGCCAGTCTCTCTACTGCTGTACCAACGATGGCAACAAAAAGAACGATGTCACTTGCGCTTCCTTCTCCAACGGGGGACTTGGCGGTATCTGCAACGGTATCCAGGTCTGCTGTAACAACAAC AAAGGAACTCAGGGTTGCAACGTTGGCAACGGAGGTGGCAGCATCACCTTCACATCCGGTGGTGGACCCTGGCTCCTCTAA
- a CDS encoding hypothetical protein (SECRETED:SignalP(1-18)): MQFSTLFLGIAMLNGAIANPFAAAAAEVETRDIETRDIETRDIEPRAPTVGDLPLPRLPALRRATKTAAKGGKDCPSTPPTNQQGNACSSGTQFCCTTDGNGVQTCSNSEVCNAKIICCNNNSGFQMCIGEIDFNAPVTININIINGKGGKGGKGGKGGKGYKA, translated from the exons ATGCAATTTTCCACTCTTTTCCTCGGCATCGCCATGCTCAACGGCGCCATCGCGAACCCTTTCGCCGCGGCGGCCGCTGAAGTTGAGACTCGCGATATTGAGACTCGCGATATTGAGACTCGCGATATTGAGCCTAGAGCTCCAACTGTTGGCGATCTCCCATTGCCCAGGCTCCCAGCCCTTAGAC GGGCCACCAAGACTGCTGCCAAAGGTGGTAAGGACTGTCCTTCCACTCCTCCGACTAACCAGCAAGGCAATGCCTGCTCCTCCGGAACCCAGTTCTGCTGTACCACTGACGGCAACGGCG TCCAAACATGCTCCAACTCTGAAGTCTGTAATGCAAAGATCATTTgctgcaacaacaacagcggC TTCCAGATGTGTATTGGTGAGATTGATTTCAATGCTCCTGTCactatcaacatcaacatcatcaatgGAAAGGGAGGCAAGGGAGGAAAGGGAGGAAAGGGTGGTAAGGGATACAAGGCTTAG
- a CDS encoding hypothetical protein (MEROPS:MER0000432), which translates to MADNYAQILSGALTQPKPFQVSIDDERVDELKLLVKLGKIAPPTYESTQKEQNFGITHQWLTDAKSAWMKFDWRAAEKHINPYNHWIVPIHDEKGDFDMHFTGLFSKKPDAVPLVMVHGWPGSFLEFLKILSILKNRYTPERLPYHVIIPSLPGFTFSSKPPMERDFSMQDSTRIINTLMVQLGFGSGYVAQGGDFGSLVSRELATNYEECKAVHINLCMIPEPADVTGEITEAEKKALARGEEFVTRGSAYAMTHATKPSTIGLALSSSPLALLAWIGEKFRDWTDEEPPIDEILTSISLYWLTDTFPTSIYGYRHLSLFSDASYKPDPKITKPLGYSWFPQEVGPKPVAWAATLGNLVYYKRHERGGHFAALERPEDLLEAVEEFVKQISADGSLKI; encoded by the exons aTGGCAGACAACTATGCACAAATTCTTTCTGGTGCTTTGACTCAACCAAAGCCGTTCCAAGTCTCAATCGACGATGAAAGGGTTGATGAGCTCAAGCTGCTTGTCAAACTTGGCAAGATTGCACCGCCTACCTATGAGTCTACGCAAAAAGAGCAGAATTTCGGCATCACTCATCAATGGCTTACCGATGCTAAATCTGCTTGGATGAAATTTGACTG GCGAGCTGCCGAAAAGCATATCAATCCATACAACCACTGGATAGTACCTATCCATGATGAGAAAGGTGACTTTGATATGCATTTCACTGGTCTCTTCTCAAAAAAGCCCGACGCCGTCCCTTTGGTCATGGTTCACGGCTGGCCAGGTAGTTTCCTAGAGTTTCTCAAGATCCTTTCGATTCTCAAGAATCGCTACACTCCCGAAAGACTTCCATACCATGTTATTATTCCATCCTTGCCTGGGTTCACCTTTTCCAGTAAGCCTCCAATGGAAAGAGATTTTAGCATGCAGGATTCTACACGCATAATCAATACGCTTATGGTCCAGCTCGGCTTTGGAAGTGGTTATGTCGCCCAGGGTGGTGATTTTGGAAGCCTTGTATCTCGTGAGCTTGCCACGAATTACGAAGAGTGCAAAG CCGTTCACATCAACCTTTGTATGATACCCGAGCCAGCCGATGTCACTGGCGAAATCACAGAAGCTGAAAAGAAAGCCCTTGCACGCGGCGAAGAATTTGTTACTCGAGGATCAGCCTACGCCATGACCCATGCCACCAAGCCAAGCACAATCGGTCTCGCCCTCTCGTCCTCGCCCCTGGCACTCTTGGCCTGGATCGGCGAGAAGTTCCGCGACTGGACAGATGAAGAGCCTCCTATCGACGAGATTCTGACTTCTATCTCACTATACTGGCTTACAGACACGTTTCCTACATCAATCTATGGATACCGCCATCTGTCTCTATTCTCTGACGCGTCTTATAAACCGGACCCCAAGATTACCAAGCCGCTTGGCTACAGTTGGTTTCCACAAGAAGTCGGACCTAAGCCCGTTGCCTGGGCCGCGACACTAGGAAATCTCGTGTATTATAAGAGGCATGAGCGTGGTGGTCATTTTGCTGCCCTAGAGAGACCAGAGGACTTATTGGAGGCCGTGGAAGAATTTGTGAAGCAAATTTCTGCTGACGGAAGTCTAAAGATTTGA